ATTCTAAAGCGTTCTAAAGATTACCTCTTCCTCCACAAAAGAGGTAATCATGAAAGTAAATTATGAATAAAAAACTGACGTTACAGTTTAAATCCAGGATTTAAAAACTGTAATTTCTAAACCATATTGGGTGAAATATAATGTTACTGTTTTCATATTATAATTAATTTAGGTGGTTGGTGTTGTGATTGTGGTTCTATGATAAAATATGTCAAATATACTTCGCTAAGGATTTATTAACTTATGATTTGAGTCATGTAACCTCTTTAATAATATATTTTGCGGTCTTCAATTTTCAGCAGATTTTCCTTTTCCATTTTTTTGATGGTTCTGATGATGGTTTCTACACGTAAACCGGTAAGATCAGCAATTTGCTGCCTTGTAAGCTGTATATTAAACGAATGTTGATCTTCACAATCGGTATAGCTTCTCAGATAATTGAATAGACCAAGAATTCTTTCCGAAGGCTTTTGTGAAACCATATCGTGAATCATTTTCATTTTGAAATAAAGGCGATGCGATAAACATGCATTTATTTCCAAAGAAATATGAGGATGCTCTTTTACCAGATTTATAAAATTTTTTCTTGGTAACATGATGATCGTTGTAGGCTTTAGAGCGTAAGAATTCACAGTATATTTTTTTTCTATAAATAAATGTGCATCTCCAAAGCTTTGCCCTTTTCCTAAAATATTATGGATGAATTCTTTCCCTTCATCATTAAAATTATTAACCTTTACGGCACCTTCTATAATCTGATAATAAAAATTCGGCGAATCGCCTTCTCTGAAAATAAGTTCTTTTTCTTTGTAAATTTTAGTTTCAGCACTGTAAGATTTCAGCAATTGCTCGTCAATCTTCATGCAACTTATTGTTTTCATGGTATAAAAATTTTTATCATTTAATACAGTATAGTGAGGTTAATTGTGAGTTTTACCGTCGAATTTTTTCAACACATATTTTGTGCCAGAATTTATTTAAAATGGAGCTTCTTAGAAAGATTTTTATTTATTTCAAAACACATTTTCGGATTTTTCTGCATTAAACTGATAAATAAACTTTTTTTTAAACTCAAAACTTCACAAGAATTGATGGCTACTGCATTCATAGGATATTGATGATCTATAAAAAGAAAAGACTCACCAAGACACTCTCCTGCTTCCAAACGATTTTGAATATTTTCTTTACCAGATTCATCATATTTATTCATTTTTACACTTCCGGAAACAATCTGGAAATAATATTGAGCAGACTCGCCTTCTGTAAAAATATTTTCTGTAGGCAGATAGTTTTTACTGATAGCTCCTGCAGATTCCAGGATTTTTTGGTGGATAACCATAATTTTTAATATTTACGATTGATTGTGATGGTAATCTTCACAAAAGATATAAGTAAATATTAGTGGTAACAAGGTTTAAACGGATGGTGAACTACGATTAAAAGTAATGTCAATACTTGAATATTTTACTGACTTTCAGTATTTAGTATTTTAAATAGAGAAATCTTTCACAATTTTTTTGTTTTGTGAATAGTGATAGCATACTATAAGATTGAATAAGTATGATTTATTAGCTTTACTCAAATATACGATAAATTAAATTAGTTCTTTATGATTTCAATCATAAATTTTAGTTAATGTTGTATCGTTTTCATCAATAATTGTTGTTTTTAATTTATTTTATAGGAGAATTGAATTTTTTTTTAAAAGATTTTATATTTTTGGTTAGGTTTTTGAAGCGACCAATCATCATAGAATTTTTTATTCTACAATACACACCACAATTACAAAATATAATATTATGTCAACAGAAAATTTGAATAACGCAGAAGCGGTAAAAAAAATTAAGGAACTTTCAGAAAGAGCTAAAATCTGTATGTTCTGCACCAATCTAGAAAGTTTACCCATCAATACCCGACCGATGGGTCTTCAGGAAACTGATGAAGGTGGAAATCTATGGTTTATTAGCAGTGAAGCCAGCAACAAAAATTTTGAAATAAAAGATGACAAAAGAGTACAACTTTTATTTATGAATAACTCAGATTCAGAATATCTTTCTATATTTGGTGACGCTGTGATTTATAAAGACAGATCAACCATTGAAGAGAAATGGTCTGCAATGGCAAATGCTTGGTTTGACGGAAAAGACGATCCTAATGTTTCGATTATCCGTGTAACGCCAAAAGATACTTATTATTGGGACACCAAAGCTGGAAAACTCGTAAGTCTTCTAAGTTTTGTAGCTGCCGCAGTTACCGGAAATAAAACCGATAATTCTGACGGTGTAGAAGGGAACGCTAGAGTTTAATTTTTAATATAATTACTTACTTTAAAAACTATAAGATCATGATATTCGAAGATGACCCGCACGCTGTTGTTCATGAAACGAATAACAAGCCATTGAGCAATTTTGCAATGATTACTCAGGTAATTCAATTCACTGGAGATAAGTCATTTATATTAAATTCTTTACAAAAAATAAAGAACAGTACGATTTGCGATATCAAAAAGAAAGTGATCGATAAATTTATCCATGAATATACGGTGAATTTTACAGGATATGTTGAGAACGACAGTTATCAGCTTCATGCCGATGGTTATCAGTTGTCGCCTTCGTATGCCAAACAATCTTATGAAAAAGTTTTAAGAGAACAGGAATACCTAAATAGAATAATCACCACACTGAACAACGATTAGTTGTTTGGTGCGGTGATTTTTTTTTATCTTAAATTAAAGATTATTTATCGGTAACAAAATTCTTTTTTGCCAGTTCTTTTCTCACACGGCTTAAGCTTTCCGGAGTAATTCCCAGATAAGAAGCAATCATCCATTGTGGGACTCTAAGTAAAAGATCCGGATACATTTTGATGAATTTTAAATAGCGTTCTTCCGCGGTTTCTCCCAACAAAGAATTGATTCTGTCCTGCAAGCTTTTTACATGCTTCTGAATAATCAGATCATTTTTTTCAATTGTATTTGGGAATTCTTCCAAAAGTTTACTAAAAAAATCCGGCTGTAAAAACAATACTTCAGAATCTTCAACAGCTTCAATATAGTAACGGGATTTTTCGTTAAAATAAAGACTGCTTCGGTCGCCAATCAGCCAATTTTCAGGAGCAAACTGTATAACGTGTTCTTTTC
Above is a genomic segment from Chryseobacterium mulctrae containing:
- a CDS encoding Crp/Fnr family transcriptional regulator, whose amino-acid sequence is MSNINEYLAKVFEVPAEKVNLCSIQYEMKKVGKHEMLLQEGEVCRNTFFVEKGLLRMYSIDKNGKEHVIQFAPENWLIGDRSSLYFNEKSRYYIEAVEDSEVLFLQPDFFSKLLEEFPNTIEKNDLIIQKHVKSLQDRINSLLGETAEERYLKFIKMYPDLLLRVPQWMIASYLGITPESLSRVRKELAKKNFVTDK
- a CDS encoding pyridoxamine 5'-phosphate oxidase family protein; the protein is MSTENLNNAEAVKKIKELSERAKICMFCTNLESLPINTRPMGLQETDEGGNLWFISSEASNKNFEIKDDKRVQLLFMNNSDSEYLSIFGDAVIYKDRSTIEEKWSAMANAWFDGKDDPNVSIIRVTPKDTYYWDTKAGKLVSLLSFVAAAVTGNKTDNSDGVEGNARV
- a CDS encoding Crp/Fnr family transcriptional regulator, producing the protein MVIHQKILESAGAISKNYLPTENIFTEGESAQYYFQIVSGSVKMNKYDESGKENIQNRLEAGECLGESFLFIDHQYPMNAVAINSCEVLSLKKSLFISLMQKNPKMCFEINKNLSKKLHFK
- a CDS encoding Crp/Fnr family transcriptional regulator, with amino-acid sequence MKTISCMKIDEQLLKSYSAETKIYKEKELIFREGDSPNFYYQIIEGAVKVNNFNDEGKEFIHNILGKGQSFGDAHLFIEKKYTVNSYALKPTTIIMLPRKNFINLVKEHPHISLEINACLSHRLYFKMKMIHDMVSQKPSERILGLFNYLRSYTDCEDQHSFNIQLTRQQIADLTGLRVETIIRTIKKMEKENLLKIEDRKIYY